Genomic window (Vigna radiata var. radiata cultivar VC1973A chromosome 1, Vradiata_ver6, whole genome shotgun sequence):
TTGAACTATTATTGGAAATTCCTCCATAGAATCTATCATGCATGAAAGGGAAAGACTTGGGATCATGGAgctaaatttctaatttttttgtcttttcttttggtATAAGTCAGAAGAGGATTTTCCCTCTCTTGTGGAACAATATGcctaacaaacaaaaaaaatatcactagATAaactctaaccatagctctgataccacctTGAGGCCCACGCTTCTTGAATATGAAGTTATTGGCTTTGGTATCATCACCAAACTTTTGTAGATTATTATCATCAAATTTCTTCTTCCACTTTTCCTTGGATTTAATAATTCAATCTACCGTGAGATTGTCTTCAACAGAACCAAGGGCAGAGTCATCCTCTTGTAGCTTCTCCTTGATGTCACTTTGATGAGGCTCACGCTTGTTAGACCCTCTCTTCCTTTTCGATTCATCACATTTTGTACTTTCTAGGTCGGCAGAGCTAAAACGTACTCCATTCTCCTAAAATTTTCATGATATTACTAAAGTCAAACCAAAGTCTAGGAAAATGCAAGCATTTGGATAGAAAGAATACCTTCCTACATCGATCTCTATATGGcctcctgggtttgttgctcacGAGGAGTCTGGTATGGTATGCAGACTGCATCGATCTCTATATGGACTCAAGCAATCACGATGTGCTTGGTTTGGAACATTTagctccattgttcaaaaatttggacTAAAACGCAGTTAAGCAAACCATTCAGTTTTTTCCTGTCATTCTTCCTTTGGGAAATGTGTTcacttaatagtatatgttgatgatattgtatTACAgaaaatgatgttgttggaatatctcaactataaaagtacttgtgtagacattttcaaaccaaggatcttggaagtCTTAAATACTTAAGCATTGAAGTAATGCAATCAAAAGATGAAGTTGTAATCTCCCAGAGAAAGTATGCTcttgatatattacaagaaacaaGCATGATTGATTGCAGACCGGTAAACAGTTTCATGGACCGAAACCAGAAATTAAGGACAGAAGAAGGTGAATTATTCTACGATTCAAAGAAGAATAGGAGGCTGGTTGGAAAAAAACTGATTTATCTTACTGTTACAAGGCCAAACCTATCCTTtgcagttggagtggttagtcagttcatgcagACTCCATGTGTTGACCATTGGAATGCTATCATTCGCATTCTAAGGaatgccaaaaaaaaaagactccCAAGCAAGGattgttatatgaagataaaggaagcatTTAGGTCTCTGGGTATTGCAGATTGAGCAGGTTCGCCTATTCATAGACGGTCTACTGCAGGATATTGGGTTTTTTGGttgaaaacattatttcatgaaaAGGTAAGAAACAGAATGTAGTAGCTCAATCAACTGCTGAAGTCGAGTATAAGGCAATGgcgtcactaacatgtgaacttatatagGTGAAATAATTCTTTCAAGagcttaaattttttaacaaccatactatgaagatgtattgcgaCAATCAAGTTGCTctccacattgcatcaaatccaatGTTTCATGAGAGGacaaaacatatagaaattgattgtcattttgttcgtgaaaagttgttgactaaagaaatatATACTGAGTTTATTGAGTCAAATGATCAACTCAGAGATGTattgaccaagtcattaagGAGTTCACGGATTGAGTCTATTTGCTCCAAGCTTAGTaaatacaatttgtatgctccaacTTGAGGAAGAGTGTTAAGatatttaccctatttatcatcattatattgtgtcaaggattaccctatttatcataattatgtTGTGTCTAAGGTTACtctatttatcataattatatcaTGTCTAGgattatcctatttatcatgtttatattgttCTAGGATTAtcctaattatcatgattatattgtgtctagggttaattatcatgattatattgtgtctagggttaatTATCATGtcctcttgtatcaatttattcttataaatagaagattatgagaatggagaacaaatacgaggactaaaacatatatttaaccaagaATCAATTAAACCcactagaattattttacacttTAATTCTCAAGTGTCATCACATTCAAGGACAAAAAGGAAACCAAAATACTTGCACAAATTTGTGTAATAGATagctattttatatttatactattaggagtataaataattaataacccAACCAAAAGCATATTACAACATTTATAGTATAACAGTACACCTTATGTAACCAAACATACATATCAATCACattacaaaagtaaatattGTGTACTAACAGAATAAGCtattcaagaaaaatataatccGGCACATCCTGGTAAGCAgcttaattatgtatttatcaTGCTAGTGTTTATGTATTAGTTGTTTCTATAATTAAAGTATTAACAAGGTTAAACTATTTTCATATAACCTGTAGCCTATCCCGAGAGCTTAGTGAAATAACCtgaaatattaaaacatttacaGAGAAAATCATGTGCTATCTTCATTAGCTTACTCAAACACTCACATgaatattatatcataattcctgataaagtataaataagttcttcaaacaTTCCATACACACCCTTAATCGTTAACTAACCAACCTACCTACCTACATCATTCACTGAGATTCTCCGTGGAAGTGTCGGTATCCTCCTCATCCCCTTCCTGAATTTTGGCAATCTCAGCCTGCGCCCTCTCGAGAATCTGCTTCTTCTGCAGCTCCAACTCCCTGTTAAAATCCAGCCTCATCTTCTCCAACTCCATCATCTGCTGCCTCTTGCTGTTCTCAATCTTCTCATAAATCTTCCCAAACTTCTGAATCGAATCCGCCAACACACGGAACGATGTCTCATCCTCCTCATCAGCAGCACCGCCACCACCAaactcctcttcttcctcatcatcatcactcTCAGACTCCCCTGGACTATCCCTCATCTCATCAAATCCATTGGACCTGTTCAAGTAAACCCTAGTGTTCATAAACACATACTCCCCAGAATCCACCCCACATGCAAGGCCATACTCTTGCCTTGCCGACGATGCCATCAACATGTCCATCTTCTTGAAGTAGGGCCATTTGCAAGAGCCCATCCCCATTTCATCCATTTTGGTTTTCTCCTTCTTGTACTTTCTCTTCAGCTTGTCCAGCACGCTCCTACACTGCGTCACGCTTCTCTCTGCCTTCAATTCCTCCGAAACCTTTTCGGCAACCTCGTGCCATTCCTCGGACCTTAAACTGTTCCTCCCGAGCTGGAGGAACTTGTCCCCCCACACCTCCAACAGCACGAAAGTCTCGTGTTCGCTCCACTCTTCACCAGAAGAACCCGAACCACGCGAACCGTACGACAATTTGAAACGTGGCGCGAATTCGTAGGATCCTGGCGCGACTACCACCTTGCGCTTCTTCGGGATCCGGGGATACCCCACGATATCGTTTTCATCGTATCCGTTTTCGCCTTCGTCGTTGTCGTCGTTGAAATCTTCGTGTTcgttttcatcatcttcatcgtcGTCTTCCACCATGGGCTGGTCGTAGCGCGTGGGCATTGGACGGTGGTAAGGGGCGGCGCGTGCGGGGTGTTTATGTCGATGGGAGGGATTCTGACGGTTGAGGGAGAATGACTTAGGGGGGTACCTTGCGTCGTCTTCCATGTCGTCCATGGGAGTGTGTGATTATTGGGATCGCACAGATTGCACGAAGAAAAATCGCGATTTTAAGTGAGGGAATTAAGGAATGATAGGAGAATTTAATCGGTGAAGAGTGAAATTGGGTTAGGGTTTTTCTGTGGTGTCAAATTTGGGGAATGTTTCGATCTTCAGAcaccttttctctttccttaTTTTGTGTTTGCGAAGGAACAGTGTTTGGGCTGAAAATAGTGGCCTTTGGGTTTGGATCAGAAATTTAAGCGGCCTGATTGATATgctagtgtttttttttcttagatgaGCTTCTTTTcgacattttttttcatctcttcaCACACCCATTTAAAGAAGATGATTGATATCTGTACCTCCTACTCTTACTAACATACctcagtttttcttttccataagATATTTTACCTAAGGAAAAACCTCTTTTAAcaaaacttttttaacaactttttgacaactttgtgattgatccgttttaaatattttttaaacataaattcaaatagaccaataaaatgatgacacgttttccgttgtcaaaaaaattgttaaaaagtgttgtcaaaatatcattgttctttacctaaatatttatatcaaatgTTAAGTAAGCACTTTTAGATTTTCAGAATGTTTAGATTTCATTCGTCTGCCTAGGTTTCCTAAAATTAAGGTGCATTATGGAACACACGTCTTCTAAAACAATAAATAGGGAGACAATAGAACCTACCAATgcataaatatacatttatttgttAGAAGacatattttaatgtaatttctATGTTTaggttaattataaaataaatttgtaatatgttagacataatttcattttacaatttaatgACACATAAGTGTCAATTATAATTTGGTCAATCCCTCCATCAAACTAAGAAGGAAAAATGCAGCATTAATGACACTTTAGCTAATCAAATAtcagttcttcttcttctccattAATTATTGAGTTTGAAATGGAGTTGACATTTTCAGGTTTTGTTTCTTTCGATTAGAGTTTCTCTCTTGAGTCTTCCATTGTGATTTAAAGTGCTATGTGTGACATATAGCACAGTTATGATAAATTGTGGCAATTCAGTGGCTGAGTTGCATAATTTCAATGCTTGTTAAGAATAAGAATCAACTAAAATtcgaaatcaaaatcaaacaattctATTTTCATACCTACAATCATGACAAGAGTAATTATCAATGGTCCTACTCATTCATTGTTCTATCAAGCCATTGACCAAAAAGACATATTCTTCTATATAAGCACACTGCCTCTTAGTAGTTTTGAAAACAGTGAAAAGCTAAAGTGAGGTCTCTTTATATACACACAACAAATAATtagtattataatataagtttttaagaaataaactttaaacctaatttaatccCATAAAATCAGCTTTTAAGAtgatatttacatttatttatatattataaattaatcttatctctagtcgactATCATACATCTAATTCGATCTTATAAAATTGATCTGAAATTGTTTTCTATGAACATATAACTTGAAATACATATAAACCAAACATCacattgttagatatattaattGAGAGGGTTCATTAGAAAAATACAACACTAATAAAACTTAAATCTAACTATAAGAGATTAACATCACTCTCTGTccaaaaatcttaaaagaatGAATTAATGGTTTTCACCATactttactttctcatttctattttatataaaacttacATTCACccttaaatttataaagaaaaaacatgaccaaaactataaacaaaagaataatgaaaaagtACTAAACGAAAAAGcctttttaacaacatttttttaataatttttttacaacacatacgtggcagcttgtgattggtccgttttaaatatttttttaaacgtaaatttaaataaaccaataaagtAATGACACAtgtcccgttgtcaaaaaaattgtgaaaatatcacCGTCAAACTATAAATTCTGAACTTGCTGAATTCGGATATAAAAGATCGATTTTATTGTCAGAGCATAACTACATATGCGACAATACTAGTAATGTTTTTAACATCATGCAAACTTGAAAGTAAACTACGTACCTAAAATTTCCAACACTAAGCCCACAAAGTAGGTATAACCGTGTCTACGTGAATGTATGTAGATTTATTCGTTGTGTCCTTTTCTAGTTTTATCTTCAACTTGAAGTTTTGCTCCACCAGATAGACACATTACACTGTAGCCAACACAGCATAGCATTATTATCAAAGGAGAGAATGCAGACTGGTCCCGTTTACATTTATATgcttcttcctctctttctaTATATATCTATCTGTAGATATATAAT
Coding sequences:
- the LOC106771619 gene encoding trihelix transcription factor ASIL2, whose product is MDDMEDDARYPPKSFSLNRQNPSHRHKHPARAAPYHRPMPTRYDQPMVEDDDEDDENEHEDFNDDNDEGENGYDENDIVGYPRIPKKRKVVVAPGSYEFAPRFKLSYGSRGSGSSGEEWSEHETFVLLEVWGDKFLQLGRNSLRSEEWHEVAEKVSEELKAERSVTQCRSVLDKLKRKYKKEKTKMDEMGMGSCKWPYFKKMDMLMASSARQEYGLACGVDSGEYVFMNTRVYLNRSNGFDEMRDSPGESESDDDEEEEEFGGGGAADEEDETSFRVLADSIQKFGKIYEKIENSKRQQMMELEKMRLDFNRELELQKKQILERAQAEIAKIQEGDEEDTDTSTENLSE